A genome region from Hevea brasiliensis isolate MT/VB/25A 57/8 chromosome 7, ASM3005281v1, whole genome shotgun sequence includes the following:
- the LOC110647038 gene encoding monothiol glutaredoxin-S12, chloroplastic isoform X3: protein MAIASHLINLTPLPLKSSSALSPLCNLPTCPFPLNDTGVKTSRSKILGINGSSRRGPVSFRVMASSFGSRLEDSVKKTVAENPVVVYSKTWCSYSSEVKTLFKKLGEEPLVIELDELGPQGPQLQKVLERLSGQHTVPNVFIGRWPTHWRLHRYLEALS from the exons ATGGCAATAGCATCTCATCTCATCAATCTCACGCCTCTTCCTCTCAAATCTTCTAGCGCTCTCTCTCCTCTCTGCAATCTGCCCACATGTCCGTTTCCACTTAATGATACCGGCGTCAAAACCAGCAGAAGCAAGATCCTTGGCATCAATGGCTCATCAAGACGTGGACCCGTCTCGTTTCGAGTCATGGCTTCTTCGTTCGGGTCCAGGCTCGAAGATTCAGTCAAGAAGACCGTGGCTGAGAACCCAGTTGTCGTTTACTCCAAAACTTGGTGCTC GTATTCCTCTGAGGTGAAAACTTTGTTCAAGAAGCTCGGTGAGGAGCCATTGGTTATTGAATTAGACGAACTGG GTCCCCAAGGACCCCAGTTACAGAAGGTGCTGGAAAGGCTTTCTGGCCAGCACACTGTTCCAAATGTGTTTATCGGTAG GTGGCCAACACATTGGAGGTTGCACAG